CTCTTCAGAATGGGATAATCTTTTATCATGCTTCAtggtttcaaattttattattcttgcAAATTCATATTTCCTCAGTGGATTCATTTCGTGATATCGAAGTATTTGTTAAGGTCCGATTGATCCATACTAAAACTTTCAGTTGTGTTGTTTTCCTAGGCCCAAGTTAAAAACATATCTTGATGGCTTAAGTAAGCTCAGTGCAGTTACACTTGAGCCTTTCTGCTATGTAGTTGTACATCTGGTCAGTATACACAACTAGGGGGCTAAATTGCCTTTTTGTGGCCTTTTTGATGGTCTTTGGTTTAGCTTACCTACTGTTTTTTTCCTTGGGCTTTACTGGAACTTTGGTGGATTATCAAAATACTAGGGTTTATTGCTTGACGTGAAAGTTTTGTAGTTGATGTTATATCTGggatatttttgtttcctctttcttcttgctGTATCCGTAGTATaagtgcattttttttattgttaccCTCAATGGTTTCTTCTGATGTGAAATTGCTTGCTTTTGCAGCTGTGTGGTGGTAAATCATCAGAGGGGGTCTTCGTTGGGGCATTCTTGTCTATGTCTTCGACTGCAGTGGTAATTCCTTGTGATTTATGCACTACATTTTTTAGTTGAATGAAGTTATTTTACCTACGGTGTGGCTAAAGGAGCATTGGGAGACAGTtcgaaaaatgaagaaaatttaaaaaacattgaGAGAGTTATGAATTCCacacctttgtttttttcttatgcTAATCTATAACTTGGTAAATGTTTTACCATTTTTCTGatttgtaaagaatgttaTTCCCAATGGAATATGTTCATCAATTATTACTCAATCTCATAACAACCTCACAACAACCTTCCTTTGTACACTATTTTATATCCTCTAAGATCAGAAGAtttgttttgaagttttggATAGATATAAATATGAATGTGATGTTTCTCAACGCCATTTATTCCAACTTTAAGAAAACTGCTTTTGTAGGCCAGTGACAATGGGCTtcagagtttttatttatttttattttcatcaagTTTTTGGtcttgttttaaataattattttgaaggaACTTTGCATTggataagtattttttttaagaaatcgAATTGATTGCTGCTTTCCTCAGTCATTAATAAGCTTTTTATGgttatcttatttaatttgGGCACTTCCACACTATTATCTGATGTAGGTCTTGAAGTTTTTAATGGAACGAAATAGCATCAATGCCCTTCATGGTCAGGTGACCATTGGTACTCTTATTCTTCAGGTATACAACTTAATCTTCTTCCAACACTTTTATCATAATACTAATTAGTGATGGCTTGGTTATGTGGTATCCTAAATACTGGTTGTATTAAGTTTTGTCCTAggggtgtgtgtgtgtgagagaCAGAATGTTTTTAACAGATAACCACTAGCTTACAAGCAAAACATTGATGAgatcttttttggttcaataTGCACCACCAGGATTCAACTGTAGGATTGCTGTTTGCCCTGCTTCCGATTCTTGGTGGTACTTCTGGTGTTCTTCAAGGAATTCTGTCCATGACTAAGTCGTAAGAATAGCTGCTGTCTGTATATGTTCACGAGGATTCTTTTttagctttcttttttttgttaaataagtCAAGTATCCAGCATCactaaaaatttcttttccagCATTATGGCGCTTAGATCTGAAAACTTAGCTAGTTGGTGTATGGACTACTAATTCTGGCTACtcctttcatttaattttctagTTGTTCGATCAGACAACTGAGATTATTTTGACTACTCTTTTCATTCAACTAGAACTAATATTTCCCAgctaatttctttcttttccaggTTGGTGGTCTTGATtacgttttttatttttttgtcaatattATCTCGCACATGTGTGCCGTGGTTCCTTAAGCTTATGATTAGCCTGTCATCTCAGGTAAGAGCAACCTTTTCTCTGTTTGCTACAACTATTGCTTCATGTTCTTATCAAAATCTATTCCATGCAGACTAATGAGCTTTATCAATTGGCAGCTGTTGCATTCTGCTTACTTGTAGCTTGGGTTAGTTCCACAATCACTTCCTAATGCTTAATTCTAGAAACCATACATGTTTTTACTTCTAGTATCAATTGGGTGGACATTGGTATCATACATGGTCAAGAACTTCAGTTTTCTAGCTGTGGAATTTTCCTCTCTCAGGATTACATATTCTATTATGTTGTAGGACTTGAAAAATGGTTCTTATCTAGTTGTCTTATCCTTTTTTCTCCCCCTATTAAAGCCAATAAGACTTTAGAGTCGAGAATAAAGTTGTTGGGCATGGTCTATCTACAACACCTAGCATCTACCAGTACTTTTTTTGGGTGCATGCAAGTGCAGTACTGATTCATTTATATTACCACCTGTACAGTGCAGTGATAAACTTGGTTTAAGCCTTGAATTGGGTTCCTTTGCTGCGGGTGTGATGATATCAACTACCGATCTTGCTCAGCACACACTCGAACAGGTAATATGGATTTAGAATGCACTCTGTTTTAAAGCCTGAAGGTTTTTCCCTTTGTTTTTATGCTGTGGAGAACAGGTGGAATTTTTTGAAGCATTTGAAAACTATAGTAAGCTTTCAGGTCTGAAATCATGCTACAAACATGTGTTGACATGGAAAAAGGTCTAGAAATACTGTGTCGATGATTATAGATATAGCTATTTTTTCTGTCGGGAAATGAGAATTTGTATAGAGTATCTGGGTACTTGAATGATACTGTACGTTtccaaataatttagttttaaatgtatgtatatatatatatatatatatatatatatatttgtgggGAGGGGAGGGCAGCAATGATGGTCACGCATATTGATAATTCCCATGTTCCTGATGTAATGACATCCTGCATCATGAAACTTATGATCTGGCTtgaaatatgtatttttttgggGGTTGAGCATCAAGCTTATTGAAAAATTACCCATTCCAGATGTAATGAAATCCTGCAGCATAAAACTTATGATCCATCTTGAATGTATCTTTTTGGTGGTTGGGCATCAAGCTTATTGATAAATCTCTCGGTCGAGATGTAATAAAATCCTGCAACATAGAACTTATGATCTAgcttgaaatatatttttttggggGTTGGACATCAATCATATTGATAATCTCACGTTCTCGATGTAATGAATTTCTCCGACATAATTTTGGGTCCCGGATAAACAAGATGTTGACAATTAAATTTCTCATCAGCTTTATTTAACATTGTGATCTATTTTCTCTGAATCTGTTgatataaacataatattgCTAGGGTCTATAACATTGTGATCTATTCAACATTGTGATCTATTTTCCCTGAATCTGTTTTAGCTGTCATGAAAATTGTTAACACCTCTTCAATGGCTCGATTACCAGGTTGAGCCCATCCGCAACTTCTTTGCTGCACTTTTTCTTGCTAGCATTGGGATGCTTATTCATGTTCATTTCCTATGGAACCACATTGATATTTTACTTGCAGCTGTAATATTGGTCATCGTTATAAAAACTTTAGTGGTTGCTGCTGTTGTCAAGGGATTTGGATACAACAACAAGACTTCACTTCTGGTTAGATGTGTTCTAACAAATCTGTTTCTTCacaatgatttatttatttattattattattattattattatgattatgattgCTACTATAATGGTTGTTCAAAGAGGCCTTAGATAATTCCATCTTATAGGTTGGGATGTCACTTGCACAAATTGgggaattttcttttgtcctTCTAAGTCGTGCATCTAATCTTCATCTTGTCGAGGTTGGTGCTTGAATTGTAAGCTTATCTCTGATTGAGGTTTGTAATTTGTTGATGTTGATAAGAACTGTCTCTAAACTCGAAACATAAATTTCCACTTTGTTTTCCAATACTTGCGTAGACTTATGTTAACGTAGTACGCTTGCATCTAGAATGATCAAATCTGCTAGGTTTCAAGTATGGATAACTTTTCCATGTTTACATGCCTACCCAAACAGCCAAGTATGTTAGACTTATCTTCTTTTGAGCAAATGAAACAAGTTGCAAATGGTATAAAGGGTGATGCAGATCATGCTTTAAGGAGAACCCCTTTTCTGTTTAAtctttcatattattattttatacttttgttcattaaaattttgaagttcttaCAATGTTTTcctgtttcatttttaaataaaaatttcctctcacagttaaaaaaatattcaggGAAAATTGTATGTACTGCTGCTGGGGACAACTGCACTTAGTCTGGTGAGTTAATTAATGTATGTTTATAAGTTTCTTTATTctcttcttatttttgttattattgttatttagaTTGGCCATCAAGATAAATGAACACAGAACCTTTGTGCTGGCAAGACTTACtagaattttttgttttttctttattgaagTCCCCAAACACCTAATTTCTAATGCGTACCCTGCAATGTGATTGAACTCTCCCCATTCCACTCTCGTTAAGCCATTGTGGGTCTCTTTTGCAACAAATAATTTGCTAACCTAAGACTAAATAATTTATCGAAGTTTCCATTAAGATACCTGCGCTGTTGCCAATCAAATGAAAAACGTCATTAATGTGTTGGTCTTTGGTGACGTATTCCAATGAGAAACCTTACCAAAGAAGTTAAATgatctaattttattattgtaattgaGTGTGTGCTAATAAACCAACTGTGTAGGTGACTACCCCATTGCTTTTCAAGCTTATTCCTGCTGTGGTACGTATTGGAGTGTTGTTCCGCTGGTTTTCACCTGATGGTTTGAGTGAGGTAACTTTCAGCCTCTAGTAACTCACCTCTCAGTTCTTGTTGGATATTGTTCCCAAGATAACGTGCATGGTTTTTCCTACCAGACGGGATTTAAAGGAGATGGCTTTCGAACAGATGGTATCAAGCGCATCACTTTGGTGGTTCAAGACTCTCACGTTTCATGATATAATGCATGCCATGAAAGCAAACGACAGTGGTAACCACATTTTGACCGAAGGGTTCTTGTGAAATAGAACAGGTGCAGGAGAGTGAAAGGTGTTATTAGGCTCAAGTATTTTACTGTCCTGGACCTGAAGATGCTAACTTTCCATGCAAAATTCCGACACAGGCAAAGATCATATCAAAATAGTTCCACTGGGATGGAGAACCAGAGTAGTGTGAATACGATTCTCAAAATCCCATTCAcaaaaaattccaatttttgaTCTAGGCCGTTATGTTATTATAGGTGGCCTATTCATTGTAAAATAATTTCCCTTTGTTAACGCCGTTCATTTCATTCTATATGTTCTTTTACAAGTTTGCGTCACACAGTTGTCCACACCCCCCAACTTTTATGTACCCGAAAAGTAATgtagttcaaaatttttttagtGTATCCAGGCCATTTTCAGTCCACAGAGAGGCTCAGATGATGGACGGATTTGActtgtttcttcaaaattcatgCTGTTTGAATTTCTCACCAACGACCTAGAGAGGGTAGGAGCTGCTGCCTCGATGACTTGGACAGCAATACTTCTGCGGAGAACAAAGTTCGGCATTTTTGAGGTCAGTAATAATGAAATGAGTATCAGATAAGTAGGCCATATCCAATGCACCTTAAAAGTAGTTTGCTTTTCAAAGCCCGAAATACCAATGTGATTGATAAGGCTACACGTCCTTTCTTTCATTGAAAGATCAACATCAATCAAAAGTGAATTATGTTCACTAACACCACTTGGGTCCACTGGTCCCTCCTCTCCCAGTTCCAAGTGCCACAACAAGACAAACAAAATGCATTATTTCCATTCCTCTTTTTCCTTGAAGATTATATTAGTTTATCTTCCTCAAATCTTCTCTTTATCCTTTCCTTTTGAGATCAAACGGCTTTTTATTAGATAGGGGTATGCACTCAGGGTTCCCTTTAGAAAAGCATCACATAATGGAAGCTCATTTTCTTTAGAATAGATTCTCAATATGAGGATTTAAGTTTTGTTGTATTATTAAATCATGGCAGAACATGTCAACAAATTGAAATGAGAGTTTCTACAAGGTTCTGATAGTGATTTAGACGATGACGACGAAGACGACAGGTATTGTGTAATGCACAACTAGGGAAAGATGATAAAACCATGGCTTTTTGCTCTGTGTGCTTAGCTTAGAACAAAGGGTTTATCCTCCACACAAAGTATATGTGATCTGTGTTTGAAATTTATCTGCTTGCTGGTTGTCCCAATACCATCCATCCAAACAAACTATACTTTTGACAACTCAGTGATGCCTACTGCAGGTAGTAAAGAGGACATCTTGGGTAGGTTGAAAAGTGATTATAAATGTTGCAGAaacgtttttgtttttatattttctgttAGCGAAATAAAGTCCTGAAAAATCCAAATTACTTGAGAATCCCtatgatttttgttcttctttcagCATAATGATGGTGGTTCATGGTACAAACAGGGTTGTGATTCTTTAAGGAAATGGTTTTCCTTTTAGTGCATGTTGGAAGATACTTTAATCGTTTAAGTCCaacgttagcagatattgtctgttttagcttGTTACATATAGCCATcaacttcacggttttaaaacgcatctgctagagaggttttcacaccttaataagaaatgttttattctttcctccaatcgatgtggtaTCTCAAAATTCACTCTCTTTAGGGGCTAGCGTCTTTGTTGGTACACTGCCTAATGCCTGACtataatactatttataacagtcAAAGGCCATCGTTTGTAGATACTGtcatttttaggtttttttttttccttcaagatttttaaaacgcatctactagggagatttcaacacccttatatgAATATTTTGTTACCCTCTTCAACCGACTTGGAATCTCATAATACTTTATACATTTCAAAAGACAAGTCAGGTAGGAAACTATTTTAGAGGacctttttcttattatatgTGTACGatatttagggtttttggaCTATAAATGAGTAGGACCAATGAaccttttcattatttaaattgaatgatatGACCCCATTCTCTTTATTGTCCTCAAGTTTTGTCCTTTGGTTCTGGTATTAACTGTACAGCAATTAACTCATCTTGATATTACATACAGGAACATGGTAATATCATACGTTTTAGGAACATGGTAATATCATACGTTTTAGAAAGTGAGTATCATTTTGTAGACAACCTTATCTACATTTGATTCCCATTCACTGGCTGTTCTAAGTTGAAACAATTCTCACTCAGTTTACTCATCCTCCCTCCTCCTTAGATTCCCTCCTTTATATCTTTTCccaagattttattttgtccCACatgaaataacaaaacaaaactccGTTTGGAATTATATTTTGTCTCCATCATCAAATTCCATCCTCAAATTATTATACCATTCAATCTTAGAAACCCGGAAGGGATACAACGATAAAGTCTTTCTTTCTAACCcttttgcctttgattttctCCCCGTCTTGTCTATTTTTGTTCGctacattttcttatttttcattcaacaCAAAAGGCATCCTTCAAAGTTATTTAATTCTTAGAGAAAGTCACGAGGGCTTCTACGGGCGATTCTTAATTGCAGGCAGCTCAAACCTAATTAGACGATGATAAGCGCGCACGAGACCCTTCGATGTTGGGTTGGAGGATGCAAACCAACCCTAAAAGACTTTCTGTGCTATCTTAAGAAAGGTgaaaaacattcattttaaaattgcgACGCAACTCATTGCGGAACACTTTCTCACTTCTTTAGTAAGATTGGggtaaatgaaaatttgattataatgggcaaaattgaaaatttcgtaagaatgagaaatgaaagaggagaaagaCGTAAATGAAAAATACTTCCTTGTCTTTGGGGGGTCGTGTAAACATCTTAATCTTGTCCGAAATAGGTCAAATGATAAACCATTCCTTGTGTTTGGGGGTATTTTCTTAGGGTAATTATCTGAAGAGAGACGGAAGGAAATAATGTGGCTGTTGATTCTGCagaattaaaagagaaaaattatgaaatttattgaaaaagaaattaattagagGCATAGTGCTTCGAAATTTGTGGGCCAAAATTCATTGGTAATTAAGGAGAGAGGCAGTAATGCCTCAACACTCCAAACTTCTTGTCATAGTTATGACCAAAGTTCAAGAAGCAAACCATTTAGacattttgttgaaataatattgaaggGTTATGAATCGGTCTCGTGTTATTAAATGATCCAACTTATCTTAATCCAACGATTTAACTTTTCGAGCATCAATGAGAGCTTGAATATAACTTCTCAAGTATTAATACAATCGATCATCAATTTAAACCCTTTGGACCTAACGAAAATTAGATGTTTTCTTGCACAGTACGTTGTAGAAATTTATAATGCTTATGTTCGATGTCTTTTTGTTTGGAATAGTAATGTTTCAAATTACTGACAGTGTTAGAATCACACTCTTGCAACAGGGTAACAATAATTATGCAACACTTGTTCTAATTTAGCGAATAAGTTCACTCTTGCAACAGGGTAACAATAATTATGCAACACTTTTGTTCTAATTTAGCGAATAAGTTCAGCCGTGTAAACTTTGCACTTTGTAGACAATATCAAAACACATGCTCAAGCCTCAAATCACgttttagaaaaatgttttagaagACGTAAACAACAAAACCATTCCAACTATCAAGTGCTCTTTCTTCCATCTTGGGAGCAGCCAagatttctatttttctaagAAATGAAAACCCAAAATCATTATTCCATAActtactttcttctttttcaaaacaaatctGTTTGTTCATCACAAGAAGCAAGAACAATATTAAACAAACACTCTCAAATGTGGGGAACCCAATGCATTGATTTAAgataacataattaattaactaatagagtcaatcaaattaaaaactataatCATCATCAATAACATGTCTTGTTTATTTCTTCCAAAGCAAAAAGATCAAGGGGGaaatatattgaatttgaTGATGATTTGGGGAAGTtttaactaataataataataataataatgattagGTAACACTAATTGGGCCAACAAGTAGGGAACCAGGTGGTGGTGCCTTTTTGGGTTGTTCCAATTCCAAATTTGGAGCCCTTGGAGCTCCCAAAGTCAGCTCAAGATCATCATAAACCCAAAccgaagaaggagaagaagaagaagctccCAATAATTGCTGTTCTTCATTGTTCTTCATCACTTCCATGCAAGAACTTCTTGTAGGATTCTTCAAACTCACCTCAATGTTCTTagaatttgttgttgttgaatcATTTGCTGCCCCAAcctgtgtgtttttttttttttttttttttttttttttttttttttttNATTACACCTAAATTACAAATCAAAGCCAAAACCCATAAGAAGAACATTTAGGGGAAAAAGGTAGCAACCGTGTCAAAGAGGCTTGAGCGCCTGTTCTTCTTGTTGGCAGTGGACTgtctaagaaaatatttttgagcATGGCTTGCTACTTGGGTTGGTGTTCTTGAGGTCACATAGTTTCTTGAAATCCCTCTCCAATCTCCTCTCCCAAGCTTTTCGAGTCCAATTAGAAATATTCTATGCTCCTCTTCTGTCCATGGAAcccctacaaaaaaaaattcatcaaaaaacaacttttttaGGGTAAAAACAATGGGGTTtggatcaaaatcaagaatatgATGAATTTAGATCAAACCCAtcattaaaaatcaaaacttgatCATGAAAGACAAGGAAAAATTGAAccttttttcctctcttgCTCTCTTGTGAGAAGGCCGTCGGAGAGATAGCCATTGGAAGATCGAGTTTCTTCGAGAGAATTATGATCGAGATGAACTCGAGTcgaggaggagaaggaagaggaagacgaaggagaaggagaggaAGAAGGTAAGCAATCAGTGCTGAAACTCTTCTTAAtgggaaaagaagaagaagaagatgatgaagaagcatcaagatgaacacCAAAGAGCCTAATGATACCATTGCTACCAACCAAATTGGGCGTTGAAGGTATGAAGTTGGTGCAAGTTCTTGAATTGTGACCTATGTTTCCACAATGTGAGCactttcttcccatttttttaCCCACACAAATCTGATCTCTCTCCCTAAATTTTTCACAATGATGATATCCCAACAACCcaacaacccaacaaaaaaaaaaaaaaaaaactaaatctagagagagagagagagagagagagagagagagatttgagcgtaagagagagagagagcacaAAACACAAGTGTATATTGGTGTGGTTTATATGATGATGGGGTTACACAAAATGGATATATAAAGATAAGAGCCTGATTGGATGCTCTTTATAtacaacttttattttattttattttcttttctttttctttttctttttcccaacTTGGGTTTAACcttatagaaaaatattaaaatatcattttttttctcgagaGTAGTTCAATTTTAGTCTTTATAGTTCAAATGTCtaaatttaatctctaaactGATGCAAAGGACGGAAAGATGAAGTAATATAGTCTGTTTGGAAAGCGCAACTCGGATTATATACTCGATATCTCATACCCACTTGAGAAAGAAAGTATCTCGAATATTGCATATTGAAGAGATTTATCCTATCCTGACTGACACCGAATGCTCCTACACCTTTGGTCGAAGAAAGCTATCAGACCTATGGGTCAAAGCTGTTGAGAACCCTTTTGATATGATATCACACCGAATGCTTCTACACCTTTGGTCGAAGAAAGCTATCAGATCTTTAGGTCAAAGCTATTGAGAACCCTTTTGATATGATAGcgttgagatataatatttggagaatatattataataattagttatgaaatatagATATTCGTAATCAATTAATATTCTCTTTATGATTTGactagtagtatattttattttattctcaatatttaatgAGTTATTTTACTTGTTGGTAGGGATTAGTTGTTGTATCTTATTTAAACgttatgaatgaaaatacACACCTTcattccaattctatttctatttctcaacTTGTTCAACTTGTTTGATCGATGAAAGCTATTGAGTGAAAGCTATTGAGAATCCTTTTGATATGATAGGCCCGGTCACCTTATTCTAGGATTCTTCATCTCGATctgtatttgattttctttcttttttggatttttactGAAGTGGAAGGAAATCGAAGAATTTCTAGGGAACCGTCAGGTAATGAATGGGCTTTGGAatcttaaaaaacaatatatatttgttgttagtattaataataataattcattgtgtatataaaatatatatctctttcataacattaaattatatgataagATGGGAAGAAATATGGTAGAAATGCCCAAACTTTGAAACTTAAATTTGATTAGTGATTCAGCaatttcttaagaaatttAATGGAACCCACACCCATTCTTgtgtaattataatttattttttattttttattttttattttctcgaaTTCTTGTTATTCAAAGATGATAGcaattgatttcattttttatgaattattaatattataaataatactcACTAATCCAAGTGGAtgatgaataattaaaaaaaaaaaaaaaagaactaaaattagggattgaaataaattttagggGATTGGATGccattcttttaattatggatttttttttaataaaaaaattattttataaaaagtgtAGCTGAAAAGAAATTTCTATATTGTTTCATTAGAAgattttctgaaattttcttttctatgttttatttttcaaaagtcaATGGctgttttattatattatataattccctacttaattattttcttttattattatcccTAGAAATGATTACTTAACTTTTTCTAAtgctaataataatatctcaaattttaaattttattttcatatattatattcaaactccacatggaaataaataattattcccAAATTAAAcatcttgaaattttgttttttttacccttttaaggcaatttgttgttgttattgttttctttagttaattttttttttataaaatattataaacataaaataaggGATTTTTAAGCAAATGGGTTTTATAATCCATGGTACTATGGAATCCAAGTTGAAGtgttgttttctcattttagtatcatcccatatccactaaagattgNTTTGTTTTGTTGAGCTTTCATGGAACACTTAAATTAAgatctattcatttggcttTATCATCAATAAGAATCTTTGGCTaccaaataaacaataaaagaagacaaaaatatattatagatCTTATAACATACATATCATTCAATCATCAATTCAATtgcttcattttaattttaatataaagtttaggaactaaataaaatatgtttgaagatttaaaagtcaaaataaaattttaagattgaaTATATTCTAACCAATGGAGTTACGAAAACAAAGGTTaaatgagagaagaaaagggagAAGTTTGAATGCGGGAAAAAAGTGGCAAAGAATGGACATTGTTTCCACAAAGGTCACATTCACAACAGAGGAGGATCTCTATTTGCGCATGGTGGAGAACCTTTTGCTTTTCTAAACCCATTTTCTTACGTTCTTTTGTACCTCAATTATATTCCCTCCATCATCTTCCATTATAACCTAAATTTTGATCTCGTCTAtgtctatgttttttttctttctgtttgttCATTGTTATGATATCGAAGAAAGTTCCATTGTTATTAGATTGTGTGGCAACGTGACATAATGTCAATAAAAGAGATGAAGGAAAACCTTTGATGTGGATTACCCTTCACCCGGTTTTTGTGTTTTATATTTGGAACGAtaccttcaaattttgtttaaagaaaTGTCTTTTAAGTTAGGTCTAGGGTTttgattcaattattttgatgCTGTCTACCATaatctttatatttaaaacaaaaaacaaaaacaaaaaaataataaaagaaaaaaacagtttTTATTCCTCCCTGTTCAAAATTCTCATCCCATTTAATTTACGAAAGATCCCT
This sequence is a window from Cucurbita pepo subsp. pepo cultivar mu-cu-16 chromosome LG04, ASM280686v2, whole genome shotgun sequence. Protein-coding genes within it:
- the LOC111793754 gene encoding K(+) efflux antiporter 4-like isoform X1, with product MRLPSSAILVLLLYFHLLLCFATFPSLSISILTVTKSDLVFGEINATFDSNSSRSANDDHSFADIIDQALEREFIENGQSDQAADAGSFNNSVADKQAVLETVARVKSKKNESKEEKSFQFHDVFNLDNENRAEDMPTLIDRKDNVFIISNPKSKYPVLQLDLRLISDLVVVIVSATCGGIAFACAGQPVFTGYLLAGSLIGPGGLSFVSEMVQVETVAQFGVIFLLFALGLEFSTTKLRVVRAVAVLGGLLQIFLFMCLSGITASLCGGKSSEGVFVGAFLSMSSTAVVLKFLMERNSINALHGQVTIGTLILQDSTVGLLFALLPILGGTSGVLQGILSMTKSLVVLITFFIFLSILSRTCVPWFLKLMISLSSQTNELYQLAAVAFCLLVAWCSDKLGLSLELGSFAAGVMISTTDLAQHTLEQVEPIRNFFAALFLASIGMLIHVHFLWNHIDILLAAVILVIVIKTLVVAAVVKGFGYNNKTSLLVGMSLAQIGEFSFVLLSRASNLHLVEGKLYVLLLGTTALSLVTTPLLFKLIPAVVRIGVLFRWFSPDGLSETGFKGDGFRTDGIKRITLVVQDSHVS
- the LOC111793754 gene encoding K(+) efflux antiporter 4-like isoform X3, producing the protein MRLPSSAILVLLLYFHLLLCFATFPSLSISILTVTKSDLVFGEINATFDSNSSRSANDDHSFADIIDQALEREFIENGQSDQAADAGSFNNSVADKQAVLETVARVKSKKNESKEEKSFQFHDVFNLDNENRAEDMPTLIDRKDNVFIISNPKSKYPVLQLDLRLISDLVVVIVSATCGGIAFACAGQPVFTGYLLAGSLIGPGGLSFVSEMVQVETVAQFGVIFLLFALGLEFSTTKLRVVRAVAVLGGLLQIFLFMCLSGITASLCGGKSSEGVFVGAFLSMSSTAVVLKFLMERNSINALHGQVTIGTLILQDSTVGLLFALLPILGGTSGVLQGILSMTKSLVVLITFFIFLSILSRTCVPWFLKLMISLSSQTNELYQLAAVAFCLLVAWCSDKLGLSLELGSFAAGVMISTTDLAQHTLEQVEPIRNFFAALFLASIGMLIHVHFLWNHIDILLAAVILVIVIKTLVVAAVVKGFGYNNKTSLLVGMSLAQIGEFSFVLLSRASNLHLVEGKLYVLLLGTTALSLVS
- the LOC111793754 gene encoding K(+) efflux antiporter 4-like isoform X2, which gives rise to MRLPSSAILVLLLYFHLLLCFATFPSLSISILTVTKSDLVFGEINATFDSNSSRSANDDHSFADIIDQALEREFIENGQSDQAADAGSFNNSVADKQAVLETVARVKSKKNESKEEKSFQFHDVFNLDNENRAEDMPTLIDRKDNVFIISNPKSKYPVLQLDLRLISDLVVVIVSATCGGIAFACAGQPVFTGYLLAGSLIGPGGLSFVSEMVQVETVAQFGVIFLLFALGLEFSTTKLRVVRAVAVLGGLLQIFLFMCLSGITASLCGGKSSEGVFVGAFLSMSSTAVVLKFLMERNSINALHGQVTIGTLILQDSTVGLLFALLPILGGTSGVLQGILSMTKSLVVLITFFIFLSILSRTCVPWFLKLMISLSSQTNELYQLAAVAFCLLVAWCSDKLGLSLELGSFAAGVMISTTDLAQHTLEQVEPIRNFFAALFLASIGMLIHVHFLWNHIDILLAAVILVIVIKTLVVAAVVKGFGYNNKTSLLVGMSLAQIGEFSFVLLSRASNLHLVELKKYSGKIVCTAAGDNCT
- the LOC111793756 gene encoding transcription factor KUA1-like, translating into MGRKCSHCGNIGHNSRTCTNFIPSTPNLVGSNGIIRLFGVHLDASSSSSSSSFPIKKSFSTDCLPSSSPSPSSSSSFSSSTRVHLDHNSLEETRSSNGYLSDGLLTREQERKKGVPWTEEEHRIFLIGLEKLGRGDWRGISRNYVTSRTPTQVASHAQKYFLRQSTANKKNRRSSLFDTVGAANDSTTTNSKNIEVSLKNPTRSSCMEVMKNNEEQQLLGASSSSPSSVWVYDDLELTLGAPRAPNLELEQPKKAPPPGSLLVGPISVT